In Paenibacillus sonchi, a single genomic region encodes these proteins:
- a CDS encoding flagellar hook-basal body protein — translation MNNSTIGAAVSMSSLQQRLDIIADNVANMNTDGYKSKQGSFEDVLTRVQQQSKDYDQPGRSTPLGFNIGFGVRVPTVTTNWEEGPLKETGNPTDLAIQGNGLFGVQVNGATAYTRQGDFHFVPDSANPDRMMLVDNTGNPVLNTQGNPLTVPADVSAAIDENGQVWTKTAENAPARVAGTIMIVEPLSKSALQAVDGNFFVLADGVTAQQAFKGAGEPSTIGVRAGYLEQSNVDLSKEIAEMMQIQRTYQLAARALTSSDQMLGLANNMRG, via the coding sequence ATGAACAACTCAACGATAGGCGCAGCCGTCTCTATGTCCAGTCTCCAGCAGCGTCTGGATATTATAGCCGACAATGTTGCCAATATGAATACCGATGGCTACAAGAGCAAGCAAGGCTCCTTTGAGGATGTGCTGACCCGTGTTCAGCAGCAGTCCAAGGATTATGATCAGCCGGGCCGCAGCACACCGCTCGGTTTTAATATCGGCTTTGGGGTCCGTGTTCCTACGGTGACAACCAACTGGGAGGAAGGCCCCCTCAAGGAGACGGGAAATCCGACAGACTTGGCCATTCAAGGCAACGGGTTGTTTGGCGTCCAGGTGAACGGGGCTACTGCGTATACACGCCAAGGGGATTTTCACTTTGTTCCCGATAGTGCGAACCCGGATAGAATGATGCTGGTGGACAACACAGGGAATCCTGTGCTGAACACGCAAGGCAACCCTTTGACCGTTCCCGCAGACGTAAGTGCCGCCATTGATGAGAACGGACAGGTATGGACGAAAACGGCTGAGAATGCGCCTGCCCGGGTAGCTGGCACCATCATGATCGTGGAGCCCCTCAGCAAGAGTGCGCTGCAGGCGGTGGACGGGAATTTCTTTGTGCTTGCTGACGGAGTCACGGCTCAGCAGGCGTTCAAGGGAGCAGGGGAGCCTTCCACTATAGGCGTCCGGGCCGGATACCTGGAACAATCGAATGTGGATTTAAGCAAGGAAATCGCAGAAATGATGCAAATTCAACGCACTTATCAGCTTGCCGCCCGGGCACTCACCTCAAGTGATCAGATGCTCGGCCTGGCTAATAACATGCGCGGGTAG
- the atpA gene encoding F0F1 ATP synthase subunit alpha, whose translation MSIRPEEISSLIKSQIEQYKADIEVAEIGTVIQVGDGIARVYGLENAMAGELLEFSNGVVGMALNLEESNVGVVILGEYTEIREGDQVKRTGQIMQVPVGEAMLGRVVNALGQPLDGKGPIATTEFRPVENNAPGVIDRKSVHEPMQTGLKAIDAMVPIGRGQRELIIGDRQTGKTAIAIDAIINQKGNGMKCIYVAIGQKQSTVAQVVETLRRHGALEYTIVVTASASEPSPLLYIAPYAGCAMGEYFMYKGEHVLVIYDDLSKQASAYRELSLLLRRPPGREAFPGDVFYLHSRLLERAAKLSDALGGGSLTALPFIETQASDVSAYIPTNVISITDGQIFLESDLFNSGQRPAINVGISVSRVGGSAQIKAMKKVAGSLRLDLAQYRELQAFSQFGSDLDKSTQARLNRGARMMEILKQGVNQPLSVEHQVISLYTAVKGHLDDIPVKDVKRFEKEFLAYMDSNAAAVAKSITDTKDLTADNEAALKEAIEKFKRGFATS comes from the coding sequence TTGAGCATTAGACCTGAAGAGATCAGCAGTTTGATCAAAAGTCAAATTGAGCAATATAAAGCCGATATCGAAGTGGCCGAAATCGGCACCGTCATTCAAGTCGGCGACGGTATCGCCCGTGTCTACGGTCTGGAAAACGCGATGGCAGGGGAACTGCTGGAGTTCTCCAACGGAGTAGTGGGCATGGCGCTCAACCTGGAAGAAAGCAACGTCGGTGTTGTTATCCTGGGTGAGTACACGGAGATTCGTGAAGGCGATCAAGTAAAACGTACAGGACAGATTATGCAGGTTCCCGTGGGTGAAGCTATGCTCGGCCGCGTAGTGAACGCGCTGGGTCAGCCGCTGGACGGCAAAGGCCCGATTGCAACAACTGAATTCCGTCCGGTAGAAAATAATGCACCGGGTGTTATCGACCGTAAATCGGTGCATGAACCGATGCAGACAGGTCTTAAAGCCATCGACGCGATGGTGCCAATCGGCCGCGGACAACGCGAGCTGATCATCGGTGACCGTCAAACCGGTAAAACAGCTATCGCGATTGATGCGATTATCAACCAAAAAGGCAATGGCATGAAGTGTATCTATGTTGCCATCGGCCAAAAGCAGTCCACAGTAGCACAGGTTGTTGAAACCCTTCGCCGCCATGGCGCGCTGGAATATACAATCGTTGTAACCGCTTCGGCCTCCGAGCCGTCCCCGCTGCTGTATATTGCTCCATACGCAGGCTGCGCAATGGGCGAATACTTCATGTACAAAGGCGAACACGTCCTTGTCATCTACGATGACCTTTCGAAGCAGGCTTCCGCTTACCGCGAATTGTCCCTGCTGCTCCGCCGTCCACCGGGCCGTGAAGCATTCCCTGGTGACGTATTCTATCTGCACTCCCGTCTGCTGGAACGTGCAGCTAAGCTTAGCGATGCGCTTGGTGGTGGTTCATTAACCGCGCTGCCGTTCATCGAAACACAGGCTTCTGACGTATCGGCTTACATTCCTACGAACGTAATCTCGATTACGGACGGTCAAATCTTCCTGGAATCCGACCTGTTCAACTCCGGTCAACGTCCGGCGATCAACGTGGGTATCTCTGTATCCCGTGTCGGCGGTTCGGCGCAGATCAAAGCGATGAAGAAGGTTGCCGGCTCACTCCGTCTGGATTTGGCCCAATACCGCGAGCTTCAGGCATTCTCCCAGTTCGGTTCCGATCTGGATAAGTCTACACAAGCCCGTCTGAACCGTGGTGCGCGTATGATGGAGATCCTGAAACAGGGCGTGAACCAGCCGCTATCGGTTGAGCATCAGGTAATCAGCTTGTATACAGCTGTCAAAGGCCACTTGGACGATATTCCTGTCAAAGACGTAAAACGGTTTGAGAAGGAATTCCTGGCTTATATGGACAGCAATGCTGCAGCAGTTGCCAAGTCTATCACCGATACCAAGGATTTGACTGCTGATAACGAAGCTGCTCTTAAGGAAGCTATTGAGAAGTTCAAAAGAGGCTTCGCAACTAGCTAA
- a CDS encoding DUF1146 family protein: MDSRFYDELSSSIGTSGLVSMIVSLFCVAISWWALQNLKLDLVIRYPKSPQGRLLHLLLAIVLGHFVAGFLLDYLGWSGQIRNMF, from the coding sequence ATGGATTCAAGATTCTATGATGAGTTGTCAAGCTCGATCGGCACCAGCGGTTTAGTTTCAATGATCGTCTCTTTATTTTGTGTTGCAATATCTTGGTGGGCACTTCAGAACCTTAAGCTCGATCTGGTCATAAGATATCCCAAGAGCCCTCAGGGAAGACTGCTGCATCTGTTGCTGGCGATTGTACTAGGCCACTTCGTGGCGGGGTTCCTGCTGGATTATCTGGGCTGGAGCGGGCAGATCCGCAACATGTTTTAA
- the atpD gene encoding F0F1 ATP synthase subunit beta: MNKGRVVSIMGPVVDIEFERGQLPEIFNAIKIVTSLANGSTSELTLEVSNHLGDNLVRCIAMSSTDGLVRGLEALDQGGPISVPVGDATLGRVFNVLGNPIDNGAEVVADRNPIHRLAPTFDELSTQAEILETGIKVIDLLAPYAKGGKIGLFGGAGVGKTVTIQELINNIAQEHGGISVFAGVGERTREGNDLYHEMTDSGVIKKTAMVFGQMNEPPGARLRVALTGLTMAEYFRDVEGRDTLLFIDNIFRFTQAGSEVSALLGRMPSAVGYQPTLATEMGQLQERITSTKKGSVTSIQAIYVPADDYTDPAPATAFAHLDATTNLERKISEKGIFPAVDPLASSSRILAPEIVGEEHYNVAQGVKQLLQRYTELQDIIAILGMDELSEEDKVIVARARKVERFLSQPFHVAEQFTGFKGKYVPIKETVRSFKEILEGKHDDLPEAAFLFVGTIEEAVEKAKSM; this comes from the coding sequence ATGAACAAAGGACGCGTTGTAAGCATTATGGGTCCGGTTGTCGATATTGAATTTGAACGCGGCCAGTTGCCCGAGATTTTCAACGCTATCAAGATTGTAACCAGCCTGGCAAACGGCAGCACCAGTGAGCTTACCCTGGAGGTTTCCAATCACCTGGGTGACAATCTGGTGCGTTGTATCGCCATGTCTTCCACAGACGGTCTGGTTCGCGGCTTGGAAGCACTTGACCAGGGCGGGCCGATCTCGGTTCCGGTTGGCGATGCAACTCTTGGACGTGTATTCAACGTGCTGGGCAATCCGATTGATAACGGTGCTGAAGTTGTTGCGGACAGAAACCCGATTCACCGCCTGGCTCCGACATTTGATGAATTGTCGACACAAGCGGAGATTCTGGAAACCGGGATCAAGGTTATCGACCTTCTCGCCCCATACGCCAAAGGCGGTAAAATCGGCCTTTTCGGCGGCGCCGGTGTAGGTAAAACCGTAACGATTCAGGAACTGATCAACAACATCGCACAGGAACATGGCGGGATCTCCGTATTCGCAGGCGTTGGCGAACGGACCCGTGAAGGTAATGACCTCTATCATGAAATGACCGATTCCGGCGTTATCAAGAAAACGGCCATGGTATTTGGACAAATGAATGAGCCGCCGGGCGCACGCCTTCGTGTAGCCCTGACCGGACTGACCATGGCGGAGTATTTCCGCGATGTGGAAGGCCGCGACACGCTGCTCTTTATCGATAACATATTCCGCTTTACCCAAGCGGGTTCCGAAGTATCCGCACTGCTTGGCCGCATGCCTTCTGCCGTAGGTTACCAGCCTACACTGGCAACCGAAATGGGCCAGCTGCAAGAGCGTATCACTTCCACCAAAAAAGGTTCGGTTACCTCGATCCAGGCTATTTACGTGCCGGCGGATGACTACACTGACCCTGCTCCGGCAACGGCATTTGCCCACTTGGATGCAACTACCAACCTGGAGCGTAAAATCTCCGAAAAAGGTATCTTCCCTGCCGTTGACCCGCTGGCTTCCAGCTCACGTATCCTCGCTCCGGAAATTGTCGGTGAAGAGCACTACAACGTGGCACAGGGCGTTAAGCAGCTGCTGCAGCGTTATACCGAGCTTCAGGACATTATTGCCATCCTGGGTATGGATGAGCTCAGTGAAGAAGATAAGGTCATTGTAGCCCGTGCCCGTAAGGTTGAACGTTTCCTGTCGCAGCCTTTCCACGTGGCCGAACAATTCACCGGCTTCAAGGGCAAATACGTGCCAATCAAAGAAACCGTGCGCAGCTTCAAAGAGATTCTGGAAGGCAAGCATGATGATCTTCCGGAAGCAGCGTTCCTGTTTGTCGGAACGATCGAAGAAGCGGTTGAAAAAGCAAAATCGATGTAA
- a CDS encoding F0F1 ATP synthase subunit epsilon: MNTFLLEIVTPEHLVYSKQVNSLTVKGADGDLGILPGHIPLVTPLQVAPMFIKADGATVTIAVHGGFVEVHKDKVTVLAESAELPTEIDVERAEAAKERAQRRLQSRSKQDEIDHRRAELALQRAVTRIKVSTGKGQQ, from the coding sequence GTGAATACCTTTCTGTTGGAAATTGTCACGCCGGAGCATCTCGTTTACTCCAAGCAGGTTAACAGCCTGACGGTAAAGGGAGCCGATGGCGATCTGGGTATTTTGCCGGGACACATTCCGCTTGTGACTCCACTTCAGGTTGCTCCGATGTTCATTAAAGCGGATGGTGCTACAGTCACTATCGCTGTTCATGGCGGGTTCGTGGAAGTGCATAAAGACAAGGTGACAGTCTTGGCCGAAAGTGCCGAGCTGCCTACGGAAATCGATGTTGAACGCGCCGAAGCGGCGAAGGAACGGGCACAGCGCCGCCTTCAGTCCCGCAGCAAACAGGATGAAATTGACCACCGCCGAGCGGAGCTGGCGCTTCAGCGCGCCGTTACACGGATCAAAGTGTCCACCGGAAAAGGACAACAATAA
- the atpG gene encoding ATP synthase F1 subunit gamma, whose protein sequence is MARSMRDIKRQIKSVQNTRQITKAMEMVAASKLRKAQEKAEAARPYSEKLKEVVASIAAGSQDATHPMLVSRPVKKTAYLIVTSDRGLAGGYNANILRKVTMLLAERHKSKDEYALFVIGRKGRDFLRRREYPIVEEVTELSDTPKFADIKSIAYSAVQQFETGVYDELYLCYNRFVNAISQVPTVDRLLPMEPMENQEKKAEGLHATYEYEPSAEGVLEVLLPKYAETLIYSAILDGKASELGAKMTAMGSATKNASKMIGNLTLTYNRARQAAITQEITEIVAGANAQS, encoded by the coding sequence ATGGCAAGAAGCATGCGTGATATTAAACGTCAAATCAAGAGCGTTCAGAACACCAGACAGATCACTAAAGCCATGGAGATGGTTGCCGCCTCCAAGCTGCGCAAAGCCCAGGAGAAGGCAGAAGCGGCCCGTCCGTATTCAGAGAAGCTGAAAGAGGTCGTAGCCAGCATTGCTGCCGGTTCTCAGGATGCTACGCATCCGATGCTGGTCAGCCGTCCCGTGAAGAAAACCGCATATCTGATTGTAACCTCCGACAGAGGTCTCGCAGGCGGATACAACGCTAATATTCTCCGTAAAGTGACAATGCTGCTCGCTGAGCGCCATAAGTCCAAGGACGAATATGCGCTGTTCGTTATCGGCCGCAAAGGCCGTGACTTTCTGCGCCGCCGTGAATATCCGATTGTGGAGGAAGTTACTGAGCTCTCCGATACACCGAAGTTTGCAGACATCAAGTCGATTGCCTACTCGGCGGTACAGCAGTTCGAAACAGGCGTCTACGACGAACTGTATCTCTGCTATAACCGTTTCGTGAATGCAATCAGCCAAGTGCCTACGGTAGACCGCTTGCTGCCTATGGAACCTATGGAGAATCAGGAGAAAAAGGCAGAAGGCTTGCATGCAACGTACGAATATGAGCCTTCAGCAGAAGGTGTACTTGAAGTGCTGCTTCCCAAGTACGCAGAAACACTGATTTACAGCGCTATTCTGGATGGCAAGGCCAGTGAGCTGGGTGCGAAAATGACAGCGATGGGCAGTGCAACGAAGAACGCGTCCAAAATGATCGGGAACCTTACCCTTACGTATAACCGTGCCCGTCAGGCGGCCATTACGCAGGAAATTACCGAGATCGTGGCCGGAGCGAACGCGCAGTCTTAG
- a CDS encoding M23 family metallopeptidase, whose amino-acid sequence MNEQDKNKTNHDESLKNKQGDSGAKPSSWNRMLSKRWVFPAVYTAAAAIILTLVWVYQDAGQKPLKSDTAAVVSQEAAGTGTEAGSAKDDPAALEVVASAESMVWPVASPADVEVVKPFYDENGTEENHVAAMVQYNDTFVPNAGIDIAREDNQPFDVKAALSGEVTRVEDVPVFGKVVEITSAGNVKTVYQSLGDTKVKQGDEVKQGDMLATAGRSEIEKNLGNHVHFEVYEDGKLVNPSDLLPQR is encoded by the coding sequence ATGAATGAACAAGACAAAAACAAGACAAACCATGATGAATCTCTCAAAAACAAGCAGGGAGATTCAGGCGCCAAGCCTTCTTCATGGAACAGAATGTTATCAAAACGCTGGGTATTCCCGGCAGTCTACACGGCGGCAGCGGCAATTATACTAACCTTGGTGTGGGTCTATCAGGACGCAGGCCAGAAGCCGCTGAAATCGGACACCGCAGCTGTCGTTTCCCAGGAAGCCGCAGGTACAGGGACTGAAGCAGGATCAGCCAAAGATGACCCGGCAGCACTCGAAGTGGTTGCTTCGGCCGAAAGCATGGTCTGGCCGGTAGCCAGTCCGGCTGATGTAGAAGTGGTTAAGCCATTCTACGACGAGAATGGAACTGAAGAGAATCATGTGGCCGCCATGGTGCAGTATAATGACACCTTCGTGCCTAACGCAGGTATCGACATTGCCCGTGAAGACAATCAGCCTTTTGATGTCAAAGCAGCACTCAGTGGTGAAGTTACGCGGGTTGAAGATGTTCCGGTATTCGGTAAGGTTGTCGAGATCACAAGCGCAGGCAATGTGAAGACCGTCTATCAAAGCCTCGGTGACACCAAGGTGAAGCAGGGCGATGAAGTGAAGCAAGGGGACATGCTGGCAACCGCTGGCCGCAGTGAAATCGAGAAGAATCTTGGCAACCATGTGCACTTCGAAGTGTACGAGGATGGCAAGCTGGTCAACCCTTCCGATTTGCTGCCTCAGCGGTAA
- the spoIID gene encoding stage II sporulation protein D, which yields MKDFRYLLRHRIKQLRRRIERPRRFSSVRRAKPRIRRLAPAAWLAAPLLAGLLLPLAVVPLRGGQPAPPAVPQATASPAPPAPAAKEAPQPKVSVYLSHSGQIETLPLEEYVSGVVAAEMPPGFELEALKAQAVAARTFIVRRLQAGDHSGVPVPGADVTDTVSHQAYVSKAALERKWTRGGRSAELAKIRRAVLETRGVVMTYQGQPITASFFASSGGYTENSEDYWNAAVPYLRSVASPWDQDITPNLAVTYTFSNAELIQKLGIAAAALPASRDLAASGPAKPVSSSSASGLPAEVLSLTAGHRVQKISIGGTVFTGREVREKLGLRSSQFTWKRKENKVLITTYGNGHGVGMSQWGANGMARQGSTATQILKHYYSGISFNQVSTLLKK from the coding sequence ATGAAAGATTTCCGCTACCTGCTGCGGCACAGAATAAAACAGCTGCGGCGCAGAATAGAACGGCCGCGCCGCTTCTCGTCCGTGCGGCGCGCGAAGCCCCGGATCAGGCGGCTCGCCCCCGCCGCCTGGCTTGCAGCGCCCCTGCTGGCGGGGCTGCTGCTGCCGCTGGCGGTTGTCCCGCTGCGCGGGGGACAACCGGCGCCACCGGCCGTGCCGCAGGCCACGGCCTCCCCGGCGCCGCCGGCACCGGCTGCGAAGGAAGCCCCGCAGCCGAAGGTCTCCGTCTATTTGTCGCACAGCGGACAAATTGAGACATTGCCGCTGGAGGAATACGTCAGCGGGGTGGTTGCGGCCGAGATGCCGCCGGGCTTTGAGCTGGAAGCGCTCAAAGCGCAAGCCGTCGCGGCGCGCACCTTCATTGTGCGCCGCCTGCAGGCCGGCGACCACAGCGGCGTGCCCGTTCCGGGCGCGGATGTGACGGATACGGTAAGCCATCAGGCTTACGTCTCCAAGGCTGCGCTGGAACGGAAGTGGACGCGCGGCGGCAGGAGCGCCGAGCTGGCCAAGATCCGCCGCGCGGTCCTGGAGACGCGCGGGGTGGTTATGACTTACCAGGGACAGCCGATCACGGCATCCTTCTTCGCCTCCAGCGGAGGCTATACCGAAAATTCGGAGGATTACTGGAATGCGGCTGTACCTTACCTGCGCAGTGTGGCAAGTCCATGGGATCAGGACATTACGCCGAATCTCGCAGTGACATATACATTCTCAAATGCTGAGCTGATACAGAAGCTGGGGATTGCTGCCGCAGCACTTCCGGCTTCCAGAGATCTTGCAGCTTCTGGACCAGCGAAGCCCGTTTCCTCATCATCGGCCTCTGGGCTGCCTGCAGAAGTATTGTCCCTGACAGCCGGACACCGGGTGCAGAAAATATCGATCGGCGGTACGGTGTTCACCGGAAGGGAGGTGCGCGAGAAGCTGGGGCTGCGTTCCAGCCAGTTCACCTGGAAGCGGAAGGAGAACAAGGTTCTGATTACAACCTATGGAAACGGCCATGGGGTCGGCATGAGCCAGTGGGGGGCGAACGGCATGGCCAGGCAGGGGAGCACTGCTACGCAAATTCTCAAACACTATTACAGCGGCATCTCTTTTAACCAAGTCTCAACTCTCCTGAAAAAATAA
- a CDS encoding DNA-directed RNA polymerase subunit beta gives MARQNNSKPEATHEAEQHQPVRRRGISKWTIVQWFLIPVLLVAALCGGMVAGYVVLGKKEFSDVLQWSTWKHVYDLVFAP, from the coding sequence ATGGCTCGTCAGAACAACAGTAAGCCGGAAGCAACACATGAAGCGGAACAGCATCAGCCCGTACGGCGGCGCGGAATTTCCAAATGGACGATCGTTCAGTGGTTTCTAATTCCTGTGCTGCTGGTGGCAGCACTGTGCGGTGGCATGGTTGCCGGGTATGTCGTTCTGGGCAAAAAAGAATTCAGCGATGTGCTTCAGTGGAGCACATGGAAGCATGTGTATGATCTGGTGTTTGCGCCATAA
- the fabZ gene encoding 3-hydroxyacyl-ACP dehydratase FabZ — translation MLNINEIQEIIPHRPPFLLVDKITEIEMGKRAVGIKNVTVNEPFFVGHFPGFPVMPGVLITEALAQVGAVAILGVEANKGKIGFLAGLDGFRFRGQVVPGDTLVLEVEITRLKGSIGKGQATAKVEGKVVASGEIMFALS, via the coding sequence ATGTTGAATATCAATGAAATCCAAGAAATAATCCCCCATCGGCCTCCATTTCTGCTGGTGGACAAAATTACCGAAATAGAAATGGGCAAGCGGGCCGTCGGCATCAAGAATGTAACGGTGAATGAACCGTTTTTTGTCGGCCATTTTCCGGGATTTCCGGTAATGCCGGGTGTTCTCATCACCGAGGCGCTGGCTCAGGTTGGCGCTGTTGCCATACTGGGAGTTGAAGCCAACAAGGGGAAGATCGGTTTTTTGGCAGGCTTAGACGGCTTCCGTTTCCGTGGCCAGGTGGTTCCGGGGGACACGCTTGTGCTTGAAGTGGAAATTACCCGCCTAAAGGGCAGCATTGGCAAAGGGCAGGCTACCGCGAAGGTGGAGGGCAAAGTGGTCGCTTCCGGGGAAATTATGTTCGCACTCAGCTAG
- the murA gene encoding UDP-N-acetylglucosamine 1-carboxyvinyltransferase, whose amino-acid sequence MSKFIVRGGNRLTGSVKVSGAKNSVLPIIAASLLAEEGVSVIVDAPPLDDVMTISKVLESLGAGVTYQNDVIEVDARNITSYEAPYEWVRKMRASFLVMGPLLSRLGHTRISLPGGCAIGTRPIDQHLKGFEALGAEISLGQGYIEAKSNGRLRGAKVYLDVASVGATENIMMAAALAEGVTVIENAAKEPEIVDLANYLNGMGGVVRGAGTGVIRIEGVERLHGVKHHVIPDRIEAGTYMAAAAITGGDVYVEGAIADHLGPVIAKMEEMGVTIIPDENGVRVISDKPLKAVDLKTLPYPGFPTDMQSQMMALLLRSEGTSVVTETVFENRFMHVDEFHNMNAEIKIEGRSAIVTGNAALVGAKVCATDLRAGAALILAGLVAEGTTEVSGTHHIDRGYVNLAEKLSGLGADIWRISMEESGAAAPAVKEEVLKPETARSESFKSEEVKPRFQVQPTWV is encoded by the coding sequence ATGAGCAAATTTATCGTCCGCGGTGGCAACAGATTGACCGGGAGCGTGAAAGTTAGCGGCGCAAAAAATTCCGTACTACCGATCATAGCCGCCTCTCTATTGGCAGAAGAAGGAGTCAGCGTCATTGTGGACGCACCTCCGCTAGACGATGTAATGACCATCAGCAAAGTGCTGGAATCTCTGGGTGCGGGTGTTACATACCAGAACGATGTGATTGAGGTTGATGCCAGAAACATTACTTCCTATGAGGCACCATATGAATGGGTGCGTAAAATGCGGGCTTCTTTTTTGGTGATGGGCCCTCTTCTGTCCCGACTGGGTCATACGCGCATTTCTTTACCTGGCGGCTGCGCCATCGGAACAAGACCGATTGACCAGCATCTGAAGGGGTTTGAAGCGCTTGGCGCCGAAATTAGCCTGGGTCAGGGATACATTGAAGCGAAATCAAACGGACGGCTGCGTGGAGCCAAGGTATATCTGGATGTGGCCAGCGTAGGCGCGACCGAAAACATAATGATGGCGGCAGCACTCGCCGAAGGCGTAACAGTCATTGAGAATGCGGCAAAAGAACCGGAAATTGTCGACCTGGCCAATTACCTGAATGGTATGGGCGGGGTCGTGCGCGGCGCAGGGACCGGAGTGATACGCATTGAAGGCGTGGAACGCCTGCATGGCGTGAAGCACCATGTCATCCCGGACCGGATTGAAGCAGGCACCTATATGGCGGCTGCGGCGATAACAGGCGGGGATGTCTATGTGGAAGGCGCGATTGCGGACCACCTCGGCCCGGTTATCGCCAAGATGGAAGAAATGGGTGTTACGATTATTCCGGATGAGAATGGTGTCCGTGTAATAAGCGACAAACCGCTCAAGGCGGTGGATTTGAAGACATTGCCTTATCCGGGCTTCCCTACAGACATGCAATCCCAGATGATGGCGTTATTGCTTCGTTCTGAAGGAACCAGCGTAGTAACGGAGACGGTATTTGAGAACCGTTTCATGCATGTGGATGAATTCCACAATATGAATGCGGAGATCAAGATTGAAGGCCGTTCCGCTATCGTAACCGGCAATGCTGCACTGGTTGGCGCCAAAGTATGCGCAACAGATCTGCGTGCAGGCGCAGCGCTGATTTTGGCAGGCCTTGTTGCTGAAGGCACGACAGAAGTCAGCGGGACCCATCATATTGACCGCGGATACGTGAACTTGGCGGAGAAGCTGTCGGGACTTGGTGCGGACATATGGCGGATTTCCATGGAAGAATCCGGTGCAGCTGCTCCGGCAGTGAAGGAAGAGGTTCTGAAACCGGAAACCGCCCGCAGCGAATCTTTCAAAAGCGAAGAGGTTAAGCCCCGCTTTCAGGTTCAGCCCACCTGGGTCTAA
- a CDS encoding flagellar hook-basal body protein, translating to MLRGLYTAAAGMVTQQRRHDTATQNIANLNTTGYKQVDSVSHAFPEVLISAMSGGTIKPVGRMNTGVFAEQSVSQYLQGDLIESGKPADFALSTDLQVADPATGANINFDGSGKYITPDGEVIYRPQAFFTVQDNDGNQLYTRNGSFTVNAAGEVLSAGGFKVVDSNGNPLILTGSQDNLKVDGQGNLLNPATGLPSGTRLGISVVTRPQELVRDGNGVFHADDVENADIRFANGTDNLQVRQGYLENSNVDATKVTVDMNAAYRAYEANQKVVQFYDSSLQKAVNEVGRI from the coding sequence ATGCTTAGAGGATTATATACGGCGGCTGCCGGAATGGTGACGCAGCAGCGCAGACATGATACAGCAACGCAGAACATTGCCAATCTGAATACAACGGGGTATAAGCAGGTGGACAGTGTCAGCCATGCTTTTCCCGAGGTGCTCATTTCTGCAATGAGCGGCGGCACAATAAAGCCTGTAGGCCGAATGAATACAGGGGTATTTGCCGAACAGTCCGTTTCCCAATATCTGCAGGGAGATCTCATTGAAAGCGGCAAGCCGGCGGATTTTGCATTATCCACCGATCTGCAGGTAGCGGACCCGGCGACGGGTGCCAATATTAATTTTGACGGCTCAGGCAAGTATATTACTCCTGATGGCGAGGTCATCTACCGGCCGCAGGCTTTTTTTACGGTTCAGGATAATGACGGTAATCAATTGTATACCCGCAACGGCAGCTTCACAGTAAACGCGGCGGGAGAAGTGCTCAGCGCAGGCGGATTCAAGGTGGTTGACAGCAACGGCAACCCGCTTATCTTGACAGGTTCGCAGGACAATCTTAAAGTAGACGGACAGGGTAACCTGTTGAATCCTGCAACAGGACTTCCTTCAGGAACCCGATTAGGCATCAGTGTGGTCACAAGACCCCAGGAGCTGGTTCGTGACGGTAACGGTGTCTTCCACGCCGACGATGTGGAGAACGCGGATATCCGTTTTGCCAATGGGACGGACAATCTGCAGGTGCGGCAGGGCTATCTGGAAAATTCCAATGTTGATGCAACCAAGGTGACCGTGGATATGAATGCGGCTTACCGGGCGTATGAAGCGAATCAGAAGGTTGTCCAGTTTTATGACAGCAGCTTGCAGAAGGCTGTAAACGAAGTCGGCAGAATCTAG